A genome region from Arachidicoccus soli includes the following:
- a CDS encoding TIGR00266 family protein translates to MQNHEIDYKIIGEEMQYVEVELDPQETAIAEPGSFMMMDDGIQMQTIFSDGSAQNNSILDKLFSAGKRLLAGENMFMTAYTNISPLGKKHVSFAAPYPGKIIPLNLNELGGKVICQKDAFLCAAKGVSISIEFQKKLGTGLFGGEGFIMEKLEGDGMAFMHAGGHIVERVLEPGERLKIDTGCIVGFTASVSYDIEFIGGIKNTLFGGEGVFFALLQGPGTVWVQTLPISRLAGRILAYGTYKQKGEGSILGALGGWIDGDNSR, encoded by the coding sequence ATGCAAAATCACGAAATAGACTATAAGATTATTGGGGAAGAAATGCAATATGTCGAAGTTGAGTTGGATCCTCAGGAAACAGCCATTGCCGAACCGGGAAGTTTTATGATGATGGACGACGGTATACAAATGCAAACTATTTTTAGTGACGGGAGTGCACAAAATAATAGTATTCTTGATAAACTTTTTTCTGCCGGCAAAAGATTACTCGCAGGAGAAAATATGTTTATGACGGCTTATACGAATATTTCTCCGCTAGGCAAAAAACATGTTTCTTTTGCTGCTCCTTATCCGGGGAAGATTATTCCTTTAAATTTAAATGAATTGGGCGGGAAAGTGATCTGTCAAAAAGATGCTTTTCTTTGTGCAGCCAAAGGTGTTTCAATAAGCATTGAATTTCAAAAAAAATTAGGCACCGGGCTCTTTGGAGGTGAAGGGTTCATAATGGAAAAATTAGAAGGTGACGGTATGGCGTTTATGCATGCTGGCGGACATATTGTTGAGCGTGTATTAGAACCAGGAGAAAGGCTAAAGATTGATACAGGGTGCATTGTAGGATTTACGGCAAGTGTAAGCTATGATATAGAATTTATTGGGGGGATTAAAAATACATTATTTGGTGGAGAAGGGGTATTCTTCGCTTTATTACAAGGCCCTGGAACTGTATGGGTACAAACTTTACCCATTAGCCGTTTAGCCGGAAGAATCCTGGCTTATGGCACGTATAAGCAAAAAGGAGAAGGTAGCATTTTAGGGGCTTTGGGTGGTTGGATAGATGGGGATAATAGCCGATGA
- a CDS encoding MmcQ/YjbR family DNA-binding protein codes for MFIDEIRDYALELNKEVEECFPFGEATFVYKISGKIFLLMSPDHTFLHINVKCDPEKAIELREQYAAITPGYHMNKKHWNTLIIDGSLGAELIKECILHAYQLVVKKK; via the coding sequence ATGTTTATAGATGAAATACGCGATTACGCACTAGAACTAAATAAAGAAGTTGAAGAGTGTTTTCCCTTTGGAGAAGCAACTTTTGTCTATAAAATTTCTGGAAAGATATTTTTGTTGATGTCACCTGATCATACTTTTTTGCATATTAATGTAAAATGCGACCCTGAGAAAGCTATTGAATTAAGAGAACAATATGCGGCAATTACGCCCGGTTATCACATGAACAAAAAACATTGGAATACTTTAATAATAGATGGAAGTTTAGGTGCAGAACTCATTAAAGAATGTATTCTACATGCTTATCAACTAGTTGTTAAGAAGAAATAA
- a CDS encoding mechanosensitive ion channel family protein: MKEPQNILSFLKALILTKGLNIVLAIIIFFVGKWLIKVIIKFINRRFESKDVDISLRDFLRSIIRFSLYILLILTVVSMMGIETTSFLTVIGAAGLSIGLALQGSLSNFAGGVLILLFKPFRVDDFITSSNAVSGTVEKIDILYTTLKTPDGMAVYAPNGPLANAVITNYSQKDSRRMELNVRITYKTDVEKARAVILDLLGKDTFILKTPPPEVHVSEFGDSSVNLIVRAWAMSADYWPALFRNRENIKTAFDQNDISIPVPQTEMRIISDKKAEENLS; the protein is encoded by the coding sequence ATGAAAGAACCACAAAATATCTTGTCATTTTTGAAAGCTTTAATTTTGACCAAAGGTTTAAATATAGTTTTGGCCATTATCATTTTCTTTGTTGGGAAATGGCTGATAAAAGTAATCATCAAATTTATTAATCGTCGTTTTGAATCAAAAGATGTAGATATTTCTCTACGAGACTTTTTAAGAAGTATCATTCGCTTTAGTTTATATATTTTATTGATTCTTACAGTGGTTTCTATGATGGGAATTGAAACCACATCTTTTCTCACGGTAATAGGCGCTGCCGGACTTTCCATTGGTCTGGCATTACAAGGAAGTCTCTCCAATTTCGCAGGAGGGGTATTAATTTTATTATTTAAACCATTTAGAGTAGACGATTTTATTACCTCTTCTAATGCGGTATCAGGTACCGTGGAAAAAATCGATATCTTATATACTACATTAAAAACGCCTGATGGCATGGCTGTTTATGCGCCCAATGGGCCATTGGCCAACGCAGTTATTACAAATTATTCGCAAAAGGATAGCCGTCGAATGGAACTAAATGTGCGTATAACTTATAAAACAGATGTGGAAAAGGCCAGAGCTGTGATCTTAGACCTTCTTGGAAAGGATACATTTATTTTGAAAACACCTCCACCAGAAGTGCATGTGAGTGAGTTTGGAGACAGTTCCGTAAATTTAATTGTGCGTGCCTGGGCAATGTCGGCCGATTATTGGCCGGCACTCTTTAGAAACAGGGAAAATATAAAGACGGCCTTTGATCAAAATGATATTTCTATTCCAGTGCCTCAAACAGAAATGCGTATTATTTCTGATAAAAAAGCCGAAGAAAACTTATCCTAA